A single window of Candidatus Eremiobacteraceae bacterium DNA harbors:
- a CDS encoding 2-oxoacid:ferredoxin oxidoreductase subunit beta — protein MATTLTAKDFATTTPSWWCPGCGDFGVIASLKQAAADMGLQPKDTAFISGIGCSGKISGYFHSYAFHGVHGRALPVATAVKLANRDLTVIAAGGDGDGYAIGAGHFMHAVRRNPDVTYIVMDNQTYGLTKGQSSPTSSLGYVTGTSPGGNPDEPLNGLAVALAAGGTFIARGFSSEPKAMTEMMKAAIAHPGFAIVEVMSPCVTFNKINTYKWFKENVYHLSDLPDYDPHNRAQAFDVLMQPGKIPLGIIYTEIRPTLESLTIKDSPAIAGLDIETPDARFAGIQEAYR, from the coding sequence ATGGCGACAACACTCACCGCGAAAGATTTCGCCACCACCACGCCGTCGTGGTGGTGCCCGGGCTGCGGCGACTTCGGCGTCATCGCCTCGTTGAAGCAGGCTGCGGCGGATATGGGGCTGCAGCCCAAGGACACCGCCTTCATCTCAGGGATCGGCTGCTCCGGCAAGATCTCAGGTTACTTCCACTCGTATGCGTTTCACGGAGTGCACGGGCGCGCGTTGCCGGTGGCGACCGCAGTCAAATTGGCGAATAGAGACCTGACCGTGATCGCGGCCGGCGGCGACGGCGATGGCTACGCCATCGGTGCGGGCCACTTCATGCACGCAGTCCGGCGCAATCCCGACGTGACCTATATCGTCATGGACAACCAGACGTACGGCTTGACCAAGGGCCAATCGTCGCCCACATCTTCGCTCGGCTACGTCACCGGCACGTCGCCGGGCGGCAATCCCGACGAACCGCTCAACGGATTGGCCGTCGCGTTAGCGGCCGGCGGAACGTTCATCGCCCGCGGTTTTTCCTCCGAACCCAAAGCCATGACGGAGATGATGAAAGCCGCCATAGCCCACCCGGGCTTTGCCATCGTCGAAGTGATGTCGCCGTGCGTGACCTTCAACAAGATCAACACGTACAAGTGGTTCAAAGAAAACGTGTACCATCTCAGCGATCTTCCGGACTACGATCCGCACAACCGCGCGCAGGCGTTCGACGTGCTCATGCAGCCGGGCAAGATCCCGCTCGGCATCATCTACACCGAGATACGGCCGACGCTCGAATCGCTCACCATCAAGGATTCGCCGGCCATCGCCGGGTTGGATATCGAAACGCCCGACGCACGCTTTGCGGGGATACAAGAAGCGTATCGCTAG
- a CDS encoding 2-oxoacid:acceptor oxidoreductase subunit alpha — protein sequence MILNNVEVMFGGQAGDGSLTTGDLIAGVFKHMGLEVYTYKDFPSRIRGGHTNYVIRAGEKQNYGMADFVDGLVAFDLEAIEKHIHEIRPGGFIIFDNTHDKLTDAVRRPDVHFYEVPLAKIAKEEIGLELVRNTVSLGVLSRLIGMDAETVLGDVTSVYQRKGEKVVDLNIRAIKAGEKYVDDHFDRPSGYGLTKAVDGDRLIMMGNDAIAYGALVAGCRFMAGYPITPATDVLEWMAKYAPKYGGVVVQAEDELSAINMVIGASFAGVRAMTSTSGPGQALMTEAIGLAGVLEIPVVVIECARAGPSTGMPTKTEQSNLNHLIFSGHGEIPRVVIAPGTVEESFYLTAIAFNIAEKYQLPVFVLSEQALCQSKATLPSLDVTAVTVDRGKLERNGNLKFGEYRRFAFTDDGVSPRAVPGTEGGMYLAAGSEHNDHGVITEDAGNRTKMMDKRMQKLISMRPELPKANILGDRSARVAIIGYGSNRGPIAEAQERLAAAGTPTRFMQLRTLWPFPEDEVRDFIQDAYHIFVVENNFTGQLDRLIRYVVGPLPNMHTVLKYNGKPFRPIEIMDAITSVVAGAAAPRPVGV from the coding sequence ATGATCCTCAACAACGTCGAAGTGATGTTCGGCGGACAGGCCGGCGACGGCAGTCTCACCACAGGCGATCTGATCGCCGGTGTGTTCAAACACATGGGCCTCGAAGTCTACACATATAAGGACTTCCCGTCACGCATCCGCGGCGGCCACACGAACTACGTGATCCGAGCGGGTGAGAAACAAAACTACGGCATGGCCGATTTCGTCGATGGCCTCGTGGCGTTCGATCTCGAGGCCATCGAAAAGCACATACACGAGATTCGCCCCGGCGGATTTATCATCTTCGACAACACCCATGACAAGTTGACGGACGCAGTGCGGCGGCCCGACGTGCATTTCTACGAAGTGCCGCTGGCGAAGATCGCTAAGGAAGAGATCGGGCTTGAACTGGTCCGCAACACCGTGTCGCTTGGCGTGCTGAGCCGGCTTATCGGCATGGATGCGGAGACCGTCCTCGGTGACGTCACCTCGGTCTACCAGCGTAAAGGTGAGAAGGTCGTCGATCTCAACATCAGGGCGATAAAGGCCGGCGAAAAATATGTCGACGATCATTTCGATCGGCCTAGCGGATACGGTTTGACCAAGGCCGTTGACGGGGACCGGCTCATCATGATGGGCAACGACGCGATCGCCTACGGCGCGCTCGTGGCGGGCTGCCGGTTCATGGCCGGCTATCCCATCACCCCCGCGACAGACGTGCTGGAATGGATGGCCAAGTACGCGCCAAAGTACGGCGGCGTCGTGGTGCAGGCCGAGGACGAACTCTCAGCCATCAACATGGTCATCGGCGCGAGCTTCGCCGGCGTGCGGGCCATGACGTCCACTTCGGGGCCGGGCCAAGCGCTGATGACGGAAGCCATCGGTCTCGCGGGCGTGCTGGAGATCCCGGTCGTGGTGATCGAATGCGCGCGTGCCGGGCCCTCCACCGGCATGCCTACCAAGACCGAGCAGAGCAATCTCAACCATCTCATTTTTTCGGGTCATGGCGAGATCCCGCGCGTCGTCATCGCGCCGGGCACGGTCGAAGAATCGTTCTATCTCACCGCAATCGCCTTCAATATCGCGGAGAAGTATCAACTGCCGGTGTTCGTTCTCTCCGAGCAGGCGCTGTGTCAGAGCAAGGCCACCCTGCCCTCACTGGACGTCACGGCGGTCACCGTGGACCGGGGCAAGCTCGAGCGCAACGGCAACTTGAAGTTCGGCGAGTACCGGCGGTTTGCGTTCACCGACGACGGCGTGTCTCCGCGCGCGGTGCCCGGGACCGAGGGCGGCATGTATCTAGCGGCCGGCTCCGAGCACAACGATCATGGCGTCATCACCGAAGATGCGGGCAACCGCACGAAGATGATGGACAAGCGGATGCAAAAACTCATATCGATGCGGCCGGAATTGCCGAAGGCGAACATCCTCGGCGATCGATCGGCCCGCGTCGCCATCATCGGCTACGGATCGAATCGCGGTCCGATAGCCGAAGCCCAAGAACGGCTCGCCGCCGCCGGAACACCGACGCGTTTCATGCAGTTGCGCACCTTGTGGCCGTTCCCGGAAGATGAAGTGCGCGACTTCATCCAAGATGCGTATCACATCTTCGTGGTGGAGAACAATTTCACCGGGCAGTTGGACCGCCTGATCCGTTACGTGGTCGGGCCATTGCCGAACATGCACACGGTGCTGAAGTACAACGGCAAGCCGTTCCGGCCGATCGAGATCATGGATGCGATCACGTCCGTCGTGGCCGGCGCGGCCGCACCCCGGCCCGTGGGAGTCTGA
- the dinB gene encoding DNA polymerase IV yields MPSYCMILHADLDAFYAAVAQRDDPALRGKPLVVSGRSRRAVVLTASYEARPFGVRSAMPLFMALQKCPQLVVVPPDFSKYRDASRAMFGVLRAEATVVEGLSLDEAFCDLGPVELDEARNTAVRIKAAVRAATALTISVGIAAAKIVAKIASDDGKPDGLVCVVPGTEAEYLAQKPVGRLWGVGPKTEARLRAAGIERIGQLAVLDDERSFALFGRYGHEMRDLARGIDRRRVSDEHSVHSISSEETFEHDVTDVRALVLAVRAQAAELSERLRRRGLRALTVGVKVKLANFTAHGRQTTLSEPTDDARIIAAAAAFCVRRAGLKNARVRLVGTKVAALAAAGAKQISLFDRSGD; encoded by the coding sequence TTGCCCTCCTACTGCATGATCTTGCATGCAGACCTCGATGCGTTCTACGCGGCCGTCGCCCAACGCGACGATCCGGCGCTTCGTGGCAAGCCACTGGTCGTCAGCGGGCGCAGCCGGCGCGCTGTCGTGTTGACCGCATCGTACGAGGCGCGTCCGTTCGGCGTGCGCAGCGCGATGCCGCTTTTCATGGCGCTGCAAAAATGTCCGCAGTTGGTGGTCGTGCCGCCGGATTTTTCCAAATATCGCGACGCGAGCCGCGCGATGTTCGGCGTGTTGCGGGCCGAGGCCACGGTTGTCGAGGGTCTTTCGCTCGACGAAGCTTTCTGCGATCTAGGTCCGGTGGAGCTCGACGAGGCGCGGAACACGGCCGTGCGAATCAAAGCGGCGGTGCGAGCCGCGACCGCGTTGACGATCTCGGTCGGCATCGCGGCCGCCAAAATCGTCGCGAAGATAGCCAGCGACGACGGCAAACCCGATGGGCTCGTCTGCGTCGTGCCCGGGACCGAAGCGGAGTATCTCGCGCAGAAACCCGTTGGGCGTCTGTGGGGGGTCGGTCCGAAGACCGAAGCGCGACTGCGCGCGGCCGGCATCGAACGCATCGGCCAACTCGCAGTCCTCGATGACGAGCGGTCGTTCGCCTTGTTCGGACGCTACGGCCACGAAATGCGCGACCTCGCCCGCGGCATCGATAGACGCCGCGTGTCCGACGAACACTCCGTGCACTCGATCTCAAGTGAAGAGACGTTCGAACACGATGTGACCGACGTCCGCGCTCTCGTTCTAGCGGTACGCGCGCAGGCCGCTGAATTGTCGGAACGTCTCCGCCGGCGCGGTTTGCGCGCGTTGACCGTGGGTGTCAAGGTGAAATTGGCAAACTTCACGGCGCACGGCCGCCAGACAACGCTGTCGGAACCGACCGACGACGCGCGGATCATCGCGGCGGCCGCTGCGTTTTGCGTGCGGCGGGCGGGACTTAAGAATGCGCGAGTGCGACTTGTGGGGACAAAAGTCGCAGCGCTCGCCGCCGCGGGTGCGAAACAGATAAGCCTGTTCGACCGGAGCGGCGACTGA
- a CDS encoding DUF2891 domain-containing protein: MTVATTKDATILRSARLALACVVRDYPVGSAHIVKSRRDAHAHRDLHPAFYGCFDWHSAVENHWVLVRIARLYPLIPLVKRIERVLSIHIQPARMRREAEYFSVAERASFERPYGLAWVLQLSAELRSWDTPLGRRLYSALRPLQKAAISSLCAWLPKLSHPIRSGVHSQTAFAMGIALDYARSGGDRDFTGLLVKCARRFYARDQDGPIAYEPSGHDFLSPCLAESDLMRRVFAPRRFAKWLTRFLPGRLTMRPVAVTDPHDGQLAHYAGLNLSRAWMLNGIAAGLPDGDDRIKSLRKLALEHRRAGLDSLEWNGYETTHWLGAYAVYLDTARGIDRE; the protein is encoded by the coding sequence TCCGCGCACATTGTGAAGTCTCGACGTGACGCACATGCGCATCGTGACTTGCATCCGGCGTTTTACGGCTGCTTCGACTGGCACTCGGCGGTGGAAAATCACTGGGTCCTCGTGCGGATCGCCCGGCTCTACCCACTTATCCCGCTGGTCAAACGCATAGAACGCGTGTTATCCATCCATATACAGCCAGCAAGGATGCGACGCGAAGCTGAATACTTCTCAGTTGCGGAGCGAGCCAGTTTCGAGCGGCCGTACGGACTGGCGTGGGTTCTCCAGCTCAGCGCGGAATTGCGCTCGTGGGACACGCCGTTGGGCCGGCGCCTTTATAGTGCGCTGCGTCCGCTCCAAAAAGCTGCGATTTCGTCGCTATGCGCGTGGCTTCCGAAGTTGTCCCATCCGATTCGCTCCGGCGTGCATTCGCAAACCGCGTTCGCGATGGGCATTGCTCTAGACTACGCGCGCAGCGGGGGAGATCGAGATTTTACCGGATTGCTCGTGAAGTGCGCGCGCCGATTTTATGCTCGCGACCAAGATGGGCCCATCGCGTACGAACCATCCGGGCACGATTTTCTTTCGCCATGTTTGGCAGAGTCGGACCTGATGCGACGCGTGTTCGCGCCGCGACGCTTTGCCAAGTGGCTCACGCGCTTTCTCCCAGGCCGGCTGACGATGCGGCCGGTCGCGGTAACCGATCCGCACGATGGCCAGCTCGCGCATTACGCCGGCTTGAACTTGAGCCGCGCGTGGATGCTCAACGGGATAGCGGCGGGTCTGCCGGACGGCGACGATCGCATAAAGAGCTTGCGAAAGCTGGCGCTTGAGCACCGTCGAGCCGGACTAGACTCGCTTGAATGGAATGGATACGAGACGACCCATTGGCTTGGGGCGTATGCTGTGTATCTGGACACGGCGCGCGGGATCGATCGAGAATGA